In the Malassezia vespertilionis chromosome 8, complete sequence genome, CAGCGCCCCTGGAGGCGCGTGTCGGTAGAAGAAGCAAGCACCTCGGATTCGAGCACAAGGTTGGACAAAgagggcggcgcgccctGTGCATCCTTTTCGTCAAtccgcgcaagcacctttGCTTGTGCTTCGGCGTCTTCCATGCGCCACTCGGGCTCCGAAACACCCGGCCCAATACTGCGGCCGGAAATGCGCACCTCGACAGTGGCGCCAACATTGGCCATGAGCATCTCGGGCGGAAGGAATAGCTTGTAAGGATCGTACAAAAACGAGCCTAggtggcgcaccgcgcgtcCGCGGTCCTTGCCCAGGCCAAAACCAAGCAGCATGCGTGGATCGGGCACCGAGTCGCTGCCTTTTTccggcgcgagcgacgaGAGAAACGTTGGGTTGGATAcgcactcgccgcgcgctttttcttcctcggcgtgcagtgctttttgctgcttgcgctccagctcttCCATCTGCTCGCAGCGGTCCAAGTACTCCCACACAGGCTCGCTGTCGACACGCGGGCCGGAcgccagctcgcgcaaCTTGGCTTCAAAGGGTGAAATTTGTGGCTGTGCGGGCTCTGCTGGATCGGTcggtgcagcggcggcggcagcggcggcggcagcggcggcggcagcgggCGGTGGAGACGGTGACGGTGGCGGTGACGGTGATGGCaacggcgacggcgacggcgacggtGAAGGagaagcgtcgcgcacatctGATACAGGCGCGTGCATATCTTCTTGCCAGGGCACCGCACTCGGCGGCTCCGGCTCTGCATCTGGCCCtggctcgcgcacgcccggCACTTGCTGGCGGAAATGATGATGATGGTGGTGGTGGTGATGCGGGAAATGATGGTGATGATGAAGCCGGACATGGTGGTGATGCGGTGCGCTATGTTCGTGACCCTCGGTCGGTCCATGCTCGTGCTTGGGTGCGTCCGACGCATGGTGGTGGTGGTGGACGTGTGGAAGCCTCGCATGGATATGCATATGCGCGCCGGGAGAGCGCACGCCGTGTTCGTAGAAaggtgcgtgtgcatgTACAGGAGAATGCGAGCGTTTCAAAGGCCGCGCATCTGCagtcggcgcgccgtactcCAACGGAGGCGGAGTGCGCTTGTTGTTTTCGTGTGCATATTCGCGGTGAGGAGATATAAATCTGTGGGGCGGGCGCATCGGAGGCGATGCACGGATACGGCGGTCCTCGAATCGCTGGCTCGGCAGGGGTGCAGGCATAGACGGGTCGTGAAGCGTGTgtggcgcatcgcgcggctcggACCTGCTGTCCCATGTGCGCGGGAGAGATGTGCCGTGTTCAgacatgcgcgcatcgcaaatctcgtgcggcgcaggggGGGCATTGCTCGCAGAAGAATACGCGCCACGCGCATTGCTGGACATCATGGCGCTTACACGCATCGGGTCGTCTTgtggcgtgcgctgctctaCGCTGCGGAATGGCAGCGCTTGTTCGTCGTGGAAATGatcgcggcggtgcattgGCGGAattggcggcgtgcggctTTCctccgcagcgccgtctgcgCCTGCGTCTGCGTGCGTAGCCATGCAGaacaggcgcggcgcgcgggcgATGTCGTTTGCTGACTAAGTGTGTGCCTTTGCCTCCACACGCTCCTGGCGGCAACCATGGCCCACGGGTATGCATTCCCGCCGGTGCACGGGTTTGCGCCGTTCTATACGCTGCAGCCGAATCCAAAGACGGCAGTCGTGCAGATAGAGATGTGGGCGCAGATAGTGCTGGGTTATTGCGAGGCGAACCAGCGGTATACATTGCACGCGACGGGCAGCTGGGAGCTGCAAAGTCCGCTCTTTTGCAATCGCGTACTGGACCGTGCGGTAAGCCCGGCGATGATGCGCATCATCTTTGCGTACCTAGTTGATCatgcgcaggcgctgtatgagcctgcggcgccgaaACATGCCAAGCCGCCGCGTGTAGGCACGGTAGAAGCGGATCGGTTCACGCATGCAGAGAGTGCGACGGCTGCGCGGTCGGGGCCAAGCGATGCACCGTTCAGTAGCATTCTTGTGCTGTGGAAGAGCCCTGAAGCGTGGGGCGACGGGATGTATGCATGGGTACGTTGCTCGTGTATTCACCCAGATTTGCAATACGGGCCAGAACGGCAGTGTTTTGACAATGACGGAGCTCGTGCATGGCGAGTATGTGCACGCATCGCACATGCCGCTTTCGCTATGCAGGCTTGCTTTGCAAACGCAGGTACGCAAAGGACGTGCGCAGGTGTTTGGGGCACAGACTGCACGGATCGCAGCGTACGCTGGAAATGACCTGCTCGCGAATGCGGGCGAGGAGGCGTTGTGGGACTTGGGTGTCAAGTTCGTCTAGGGTATATAGAGCTATATATTGGATACGGTAGAGAAGCGAGACGGTGAGGATATTTGGGGGGaggggggggggggggtTGCGCACAGGAAGTGGGGTGAGAATGATGGGAAGACGATGCGTCTtgctcttcctcctctttttactcctcttcctcttcctcttcctcttcttcctcttcttcctcttcttcttcctcctcttcctcctcttcctctcCGTCTCCGTCACCATCTTCGTCCCCTTCTTCGTCCTCCGATTCCTCCTCGTCATCGTCCCCTTCTACAACAACACCTCCGTCTTCCGTAATTACAATACccgcttcttgcgcacgacgcacTTCCTCCTCTAGACGTGCCAGTTCCTCAAGCTCCGCGTCGTCAAGATCGCCTTCATCGCTAGACATAGCATCGAGTTCGTCGTCATCCGTTGTATCAAATGCCTCCGCAcccgcgtcgtcgtccgcTGCATCGAGTACCTCTTCatccgcatcgtcggcgccTGCAGGATCATACGTAGCCACACTCAAGCACGTAAGACGCGTCTTGTGCGTATCGTACTCAGCGATCGCTTCCAGCTCCACAAGCGCATCATCCACAAGCGCGGGCATCAGGTTAAACACACGGATAAAGCCATCCGAGCTGATCGTGCTCACGAGCGGCACAATCAACCCATCGTCTGCGGCAATGTACactgccgcagctgcacgcactCGATTGGCATGGCCGACCAGGCGCGCGATCTCGCGAGGGGAGGCTGCATCAGCAGACGCACTAGCATCCAGGTCGTACACGTAAACCAACCCCGACTCGGACGCAACTAGCAAAAGCTCATGCTCCTTGCCCCCAATCGCAGCGCGGAAAAAAGACACGTCGTGGAGCCGCCTGCTCTGCTCAATCTCGGCGAGTTTGGTCATATCTGTACCAAACACCATCGCTTGTCGGTCGACCAGGACGGCGAAACGCTTGCCAAGCGTATCCCACGCAATCTTATCTGCCTCTGCGCCAATCTTCACGGACGAGGAGCCAACGCCGCGCAGAAAATCCCACATGCGGATCGTACGGTCCTTGCCGATACTCAACGCAAGGCGGCCACTGGGGTGTGTAGACGCGCCATTAATCCGGCCCGTATGGCCACGCAtcgtgcgcaaaagcgcccAGTCACGCGTACGGTACAGGTTCAACACGCCGTCGTCTCCTGTCGAGAGCATAAACGTGCGCGAGGGGAAGGATAGCGAGGTAATCGTGCCTTGGTGCCCAGTCAACGCGCCGACTTCcttgcgccggcgcaggTCCCACACCTTGATCGTCTCGTCCGTGCCGCCCGTGACGAGCCATTTTGTTTCGTTCGCACACGCAACGGTGCGGATCGAGGAGGCATGCGCGGGAAACACAAAGTCGGGCTCAATAGTCATAGTGTAGGAACCATCGTCCGTGACACACATACGTCCAGTAAGTCCATACAAAAATCGCTCATAGGATCCCGCAATgatgcgcagtgcatgctGCGGTGAAGAAGGTGCAGTACTCTTCTTGGGTCGTGCTTTCCGGGGTTGCACATCGTGCACTGCTTTACCAGTTTTGCTGCTTGCTTGAGAGGAGGGTGCTTTGGTCGCTGCCGCGCCATTCTTTGGCTGCACATGGCGCTTGGTATGCACGCCTTTGGCATCGTTTAGGCCCGCTCGGGGCGCAGGCGCCCTGGCTCTCGCGGCGTGAGCGTGTTGCGGTGCAGGTTCGtcaacgcgcgcgcgcttcgccgaCTTGCGGAACGCAGTCCCTTTGCTTGTGggtcgcgccgcgccacgtTTGCCGTTCGCTTGCTTTGCCATGGCACAGCAAGCgtcggcgtgcggcgcaccacaAAACGTCGTACACGTGacttgccgccgccggcggcggcggcgcggtccAAGCAGGCCCTCGGTGCGAGTAGGCACATAACAACGTACATTTCCTCTAGCATACATTCATAATCATCATATATCATCGCGAAAATCGGAGAAGTCAAATAGTACcgagctgtgcagcgtctTTTACAAGCTGGAACTGGTCTGCCTGCCATGCAGCAAAGCGTCGTGCAACGCGCTCAGCGCGCTCGCCCGCCACTGTAAACGAGCTGCGGCGGGGTGGAAGCAGTGCAGTATGTCCATCAAACTCAGTGTGCAGCGGATCAGTAGATCGCGCGTAAAAAATGCCCAGTGCCAGTGCCACAGCAGCGaacgctgccgccgctgcaggGATCGTGGCTCTCTGCGATGCAGATTGGGCATatggcgccgctcgtgcaCGCTGCATTTCCATCTTGCCGTATTGGGCTTGTGCACGCATTGCATCAAAGGACACAGTCACAGCGAGTCTGGTGGACCGTTTCGGCATCTCGAGCTGCGAGGGTGGCTGTGGCCGCAACGGCCTCGCGGGCACCGGCTGAATATGTACGCCTTTTGATATTTCTTGCACCAAGGTGTGCATACCTCTTCGTTGGTAGCCCATTTTTTTTTCGATAACGTGCGGCGGAATGGAGCAACACGGTATAGCGGAAGGAAAAAGGAACGCGGGGTGGGCCGGCTATCATGACTCGATGCGGGGTACCACTCTGTTCGGCCGAGGACTCGCTACGCGATCCGTCGCGCGAAATCGGGAGCGCGGAAGCGCGGAGAATGTGCGATTACATACAGCTACAGCACGGGTTGGATCAGAGTCTGTCGTTAGTACGTGCATGGATAGCGATGCGCCATGTCGATCTCTATGCGAGAgcacagcagcgtgcgatACATACGATGTTATCGCCCTTGAGCAAAATGCGTCCTGTAATGCCCACAGTGTtagcgcgcgctcctccCACCGCACCGACGTACccagctctttgcgctcttTTCCTGGTGCACACTGCACCTCCTCTGCCTCGGCTAGCGTCACGTTCATAAACTCGTCAAAGCCCTCGTGGTCAGCAAAACGGCGGCATACAATAATTTTGCCTTCCAGGCGGAACTCGGTATTATCATACAGCCACAGCGACACCTTCGACTGCTGCTGCAAGTGCCGGAAAATCACATTGATGGGCTGCACCATCACCTTGTGCTGGCGACCCGACATGGCGATGGAAGCACAgcaaaaagcgcggcggcgacgacaCTTGCGTCACGTGACTCTACCACCGTGTAGGGCTTTCGTAGCGCGACGCTTTGCGTGGGGACgcagagcggcgcatggtATTGTCAAACGCGTCTCGATCTCCTGTGCGGTGCAGAGGAAATGGGGGACGTAGGTGCTGATGGGGTGTTGCGTCAAGCCGTGACCCGCGCGCCCTCGGCGTCTGCGACAGCTCGAATGGTTGGTCGGTgctccgtgcgcgcaaatgccgcCTTTCCTCGGTGCTGTGAGTGGGCACATGACGCCGGTCGTCGGTGCTGTGGGTACGCAGGTGCCGCAATGCAGCATGGCTGCGCGGTGTCTCGTCCGGCCGCGTGAACGGGTTCATATCCGGCATAcggcgctcgagccgcgccgAAGGTGTCTTGGTAGGCGATCCTGTAGAAAGAacacgcgcgtgtgcgcgtGGAGTGGCGTTTGGTGTGTAAAACGGTGTCTCAGTGCCACTACTGCGTGGCGGTGGTGGTGgaggcggcggcggcgggtCAAACACCGCCGCGGGGTATGTATCGGCGCGGGTCGGCAGCTGGGCCGCAGCCTGTTCCTCAAACACGCCCGCCTGCAAGTAAAAGAGTAGAAACTCGAAGCATTTCGCAGCAGTGACATGCGCATCCTGCGGTCCCTCCTCGTTTTTTTCAGCCTGGTGGGTATGCATGACCCGGCGTATGGTAGCGACGCCGCCCACCTGCTCaaacacgccgcgcacctCTGCCGGCGCATCTACGAGAATACACATGAGCGTGTCGAGTGCGTGTGATGCAAGCAGGCGCAGTGGCGCGTCGGTGTGTGTTGCATGGGCGTACGTGGACTCGACGATCGAAAGAAGGAGCTGGCGTGAGTTGAGAGAAACGTACCTcgaatgcgctgcgcattgaGCACAGCTGCTTGCTGGGGTAGTGTGTGAGGCACATGCCTTGCAGCAGCGATAAAGAGCAGCCCATCTCGGCGGCGAGGGTGCGCAGTTCGCGGTCGTCCCCTGCTATTTCCATCAcgacgcgcaagcgcgcgacgtggGCGAAGATTTGCTCGGCCATGTAcagccgcgcgtcgcgcacaggAACCGTCCAGTCGCAACACCTGTCTACCTGTGCAAGGTACGCAGAAGGGCGTGTCGCATGCTCGCTCGCATGCTGCTTGAGCACCGGCAGCGTCTTGAgcacgcgctgtgcgacaAAATGCTCGAGTTGCACGAGTGCATAcatgcgctcgtcggcgcTTGTCCGAGGGGACGCAATCTTAAATAAGCGTCGCGTGGAACGTACCATGTTTAGAATCGATAGCAGACTCTCTGTCTCGTGCAGCTCCATCTCCTGagtgctcggcgcatcgggccgcggcgctcgacgatgcatggcgcgagTTTGTGTGTGGAGGTGTACATAAAAAAAGCCAAAAAGCGTGTTATCTACCTATTTAGTCATTGCGGACGTGGGCGCGTGTGTGTGTTGGGATGACACCCTTGGGATCGGATCCGTGCCCGCCacctgcagcgtgcacggTGGCGGTCCCTGTTGCGGCGGTATTCGCGAGCCGTGCCGCTTCGGCCTGCTTATTTTTCCCAACGGCATACACGATCCCAGCCAAGAACCCAATTGCGATGCCCAACGAGTTGTAGATCGTGGCTCGGTTCCCGAAAAATACCATCCCGCTCAGTGCGAGCGGGAGCTTATTGAGTGCACCGACCATGCTGTATGTCGTGCTGCTGGTCGTGCGGATGCACCACGCGGTCGTGTAGCTGATCGCCACACCGCCGGTCCCTGACAAGGCCACGGCGAGGATGAGACTGCCGCGGCGTTGGTGGGGGAagttgcgctcgagcgtctcggcgCTCCAGTTCTCGAGGAGCAGAGACATGACCAGGAGCACCGGAATGCTGAGCAGATTGTTGTAAAACATCGTGTCCCAGTCCTTGAAGCCCGTGAgcttgatgcgcttgcgcatcaCCAGCACAAACACAGCACTGACGAGACAATTTGTGAGCATCCACAAGTACCCGTTCTGCCCCAGCGCCCAGCCCTGGGCGGCGGGCGCGgcagcttgtgcagccTGCGCagtcgcgagcgcgcgcgcgtgcggcacgACTGCTGCAGGTTCTCCACCCACTATATCTGGCCATGCAGCGACGAAAGAGGAGAGCACCATGAGCAAGAAGGAGATAAAAACGAGCCGTGTAATGTGCCCGTCGAACCACAGCACTTCGCCGTATGCTATCAAAATGATGGTCAGGTTTTTAAAGATGGTGTAGATAGGGATATCCATAAACTGGAGTGCCTTGCTTCCCGTCCAAATCACAAACACAAGCATGGTCGAGATCGGAAACCATGCTTTGACGTCGCGCATATTcaggtcgcgcagctggatATATCCCAGCATTTTCGCCGCATATACCATCAAAATACCGACCGCGCACTGACACAGAAGCACGAGCAGATTCATCGTAAACCCTGCGCCCGAGACAGTAAACTTGTTGATTACCGTCATCGAGATGCTCGCCATACAGTAGCTCAGGACGGGCGCGACAGCGCTTCCGTAGTGTTGGGGCGCCTCGGACGTTGGCGTGCCAGGCCCTTCGCCCAGCAGCCGCTCCTGCACAGCGTCTGCCTCGAGCTCCGACGTGCCGGCACGGTCCCCGAGCGAGCCGAACTCGATTTCTTCATCGCTGGCCGGCATCACGGCGagcgctcggcgcgatgcTCGCACGCCGTGCCTGCACGTGTCTACTTATTTCCGCTACGTGACAATATgcgccacgcggcgcagcgacgcgacCAGCGCTTGGGCCACCGCATCTACGGCGTCGGCCGCGGACGAAAGGGCATGCACCTGGCCGACACCCGTGCCGGCCCAGGTGATGATCCGGTCGGTATCGCCTTGGATGACCGCTTCTTTGTAtcgctgctggcgcgcagcagctcccGGGACAGCtcccggcgcgctgtgcgtgcgcagcgcagcttCATAGTCTGCCACGGTAGCATTCCGCAAGCCGCGGCCGTCCACGCCGGTGGGCCAGCCGAGCGTGTTGCGCGCCTCATCGAACGcgaggctgcgcagcgtatcTTTCTCTGTAGCACGCAACACGCACTGTTTCTGTGCGTCGGTGTACATGGATTCGTGCGTGGGTAAAAAGCGCGTGCCGAGTACCGCGCCGTCCGCTCCGAatgcgagctgcgcagcgacggcaTTGCCCGTGCACATGCCGCCCGCAGTGAGGAGCACAGGCTGTTTCGGCACGCTCCATgtactgcgcgcgcgcagcacagacGCGAGAAAGTTGTCGCGCGAGGGCGAAGCTTCGCTGCCGTGCCCGCCGGCTTCGTGGCCCTGCAGGACGAGCACGTCGGCGTCCCCCGTCTCTGCAATGCACTGGGCCTCGTGGAGCGTGCACGCAGTGTAAAAGAGGCGGATCGGGTCGAGTGTGccacgcaccgctgcgtcgcgctcgcgcacgtacgccgcccacgccgccgttgcgtctgcatcgccaaACGAGAGCCACAGGGCGCAGGGGCGAtgagcaagcgcgctgtCGAGCAAGCCGCGTGCTGCTTGGGGCGCTTCTTGCAGTTTCCACACGAGGAACCCAatgccgacgccgaggcgcgcatcgcgcgcctcgccgagcacggcgcgcgcctcggcgacCTCCGCCTCAAGTTTCGCTTCGGTAAAGTAGCCCGCGCCGATGAAAcccagcgcgcctgcgcgggAGACTGCGCcggcgagcgcaccgcCCGCTGCATTGGCCATGGGGCCGACGACAATGGGGTAGCGCAGGCCGGCCACGGCGTGCGTCAATGCTGTGGCGATGGGCGTCATGTGGAGGCAGAGCTTGTAGTAGAGCTATGACTGGCTAAAGGAGAGTTCCTTTTGAATCTCGCTGAGACGGTGCTTCCAAGCGTGGACGTCGGACAGCTTGGCCTCGAGCTCATCGGCTTCCTGCTCGAGTGTGAGCTCCTGTTGGTCGCCGAGAATGTTGATAAAGTTGTATGTGCCATCTTCGCCTTTGAGGTCCAGCAAGTAGGTGTGGTACTTGAACAGCGAGGGGCGGTGCGAGATAGTGATAAGCGTGATGCCCACATCTTTGGCGTGCGCGTACATAAGCCCCTCTACATCGGTAGACACGGCGGATGTGCACTCGTCGAGGACGGCGTACTTGGGCGTGTGGTAGAACAGACGCGCCATGcccatgcgctgcttttcgCCACCGGAAAGCACGTCTTTCCATTCCTTGCGCGTGCTCCAGCCGCCCTCGCGGTCGGGCAGGTAGGCGAGGTGGACGTGGCGCAAAATGTCCATAAGATCCGCGTCGGTGCGGCCGGTCTCGATGTGCTCCTGGTACGAGTAGGGGTAGATGACTTGGTCGCGGAGGCTCTCGGTGGTGAGGTACGGGCGCTGCGGAAGGAAAATCATATCCTCATTCAGCGGTTTGTCCATTTTGCCCGCAAAGAGGGGCCACAGGCCCgccagcacgcgcgccacggCCGTCTTGCCGACGCCGTTGGGACCGGTAATCATGACGTGCTCGCCGGGGCTCACCTTGAGGTTCAGCTCCTTGACAAggagctcgccgccgcgcgcctggCCGGGCGCGGGCGTGACGATCGGCGCGAGATCGAGCTGCACCACGGgcttgtccagctcgaCCTTACCCTGGATATGGCCCAAGTCGAAGAAGGGACGACTCGCGGGCAAATCCGCGGGACGCGGCACACTTTGGTACACGTCGCGATCGAGCAGGTGCAGTGTGGAGAGGAGCGAGTATACACGCGACGTTTGTCCGGCGAGCTCCGCAATCCCCTTGTAACTGTACATGAGCCGACTCCCGGCATCGGCCAAGGAGAGCAACAAGCGGCGGTTGGACACGTACGACTCGGTCTGGCTTGCAATGCCCGTGCTCATCTTCTTCATCACCTCTGCATTCTGCTCGCCGACCGCGGCCTTTTcggcctgctcgcgcgcggcaaaagaGGGGATGGCGATGACCATGTAGCCAATCGCGGACCATGTGTACTTCAGCACAAAGTCTTCCGAGAAGCCGTACCCGATCCGGAGGCGCATAATGTGCTCGGTGTGCTTCACCAACGCGCTGTACAGCCTGTTGAGGATACCCTCTTCCGTAGAAGCACCGTCGTAGAACGCAATCTCCTCGGCATTGATGATCATGCGCGAGTGGGCATTGCGGAACTGGCCCTCGAGCTTGGCCTCGACGGCGGCCAGCTTGCCAAACGGCGGCGAGACCGCGCGCAGAGTCAGGCTCGCAATGTAGTAGCTGACCATGACACccgccatgccgcgccaGCCAAGACCCGACCCAATCTGCCAGAGGAAGATGATAATGTCGAGCGAGGGCTTGGAGATGTTCGAGTAGAGCTCCGAGATGATCTCGCAAAAGTTGGTAATGTCGCTCGTAATGTACTGGCTCACAGCTTCGAGACGGTTGTCCAGGTTCATTACCTTGTAAAAGTTGCGCCGCGGGCCGAGGTACAGGTCATTCACGTAGCGCGTGAGGCGCGAACGGAAACCAATCGCGAGCTTCGACTGCAAGTAGCGGATCATGGCGTTGGTGTACGTGGCAGGAAGAGACAAGGCAAACCAGACGCCGAGGCCGCGGAGGAAACCAGGGCCGTCGGCGGAAATGAGCGACTTGACAATCGCACCGTCCAGTCGCGCGACCAAAAGACTCAAGTAGGTGCGCATCACGAGGAAAAATGTGTGCAGCAAAAAGACGTACACCTCCTTAGAGTGTGTACTGGGGATCAGAATTCTAaaaatcgcgcgcagctggcggaAAAACTCGCGGTCGACATTCACACGCAGGGCACTCGCGCTGGTGATACTCTCGCCGGCGGCAGGCGCAATCTTGCCCTCGGCATCGCGGATCTTGCGCacctgcgctgcagagaCATGCCCAAAGAAACCCAGCTGctttttgcggcgcagcatcgcatCCTTCGTGACGGGCGGAGGAAGCGAGAATGCGTCAAAGTTGCGGTCaaacgtcgcgcgcgacgtcgGGTGGATCGGCACCTTGGAGACGCCGCCACGCATGGgaacgagcagctcaaTGGCACCGTCCGCATCGCCCGTGGGGTAGTACAGCTGCTCTAGGccctgcgcaagcgtcaGCGTGGACTTgccgccacggcgctgcgccttgccaTGGGCGACTGggcgcgaagcgccgcgcttcaAGTATTTctgcacgatgcgcgccCAATACTTGCGTCCAAGACCCAACACAAGGACGAGCAAAAGCACTACGGCACGCGTACGACGCTGCACCGACGTCGGCTGCCACACTTGGTTCAACTTCGACTGCGCGACCATCGTTAGCGAAGGCAAAaccgcgcgctgggccAACCAGACGCTCGCCACCCACGTGATGTAACGTGATCTTTAACCGGTCCACGTGAGGATTGGGCGCGGTGTTGGCCTCGGATCACCGATGCGCCCGAGCCTGtcagcgcgtgcgcagctgcagatGCCTAAATAGTTTCGCAGCTTCTACCGCACTTGCCATTTGCGGCACCGCCTTGGCTTTTGGCGCAGCGATGACTGCCTCGCTGGACACGTACGAGGATGCATCGCACTCGGTCGCAggctgggcggcgcaggccgACGCCTCTGCGGAGACGAAACGCTTTTCCACGGATCGTCCAGCCTCGCGCATGTCTGCTACCTACGCTTCGCGGCGTCCGCTAAGCGCCTACCAACCCCTGGAGCATGACCAATCCCAGCGGTCATTTTCGCAGattgcacaagcgcgccaaacatccgtcgcaagcgccacaTCGATACCACAGCTTACGTTCAAGAGCGCGGatctgcgcagcgcgctgcacctgcaTGAGGCGCTCAAGCATAAACTGTACATGGAAGGCTACCTGCTTGTCCGCCACGCGCTCAGCGTCGATGGACAGCCCGCGGGGCGCCCCGAGCACTTTCAGACATGGACAGAATGCTTTGTCCAGCTCAACGGCACTGTCCTCTGCATTTGGAACGCACACGaattgcagcgcgccgaagaAGAAGGACGAGAAATTCCCCCGTCGTTTATTAACGTCACCGACGCACTTGTCGACTTTATTGGCTTGCACGTCGAGGCCCCATTTTCCGATCCCGGAAACCGCAGGCATCTCTTCCATGCGTTTGCCGTCAACAGCGCGGGAAACAATCGCATCCTTTTTTGCTTTAGCGCGCCTCCTCCGTGCGATCCTGCacttgtgcagcagcgcctctCACCGCGATACCGCGGCCGCCCCGAGCAGACACACGTCGTCGAGTGGCTCAACCTGGGGCACCGCGTTTTGCAGGCCTGGATCAACGCTATTCGTCTCGCGTCCTGGGAGCGGATGCGTCTCGACGAGATCTACACGGGCGCACtcatccgcgcgcgcctcagCGCTTTAAAATACGCACAGCCCGGCGCCAAAGAAAGCGCAGAGCTCTTTGTTCGCTCGCCACTCACGCGTGGAAAACACGAGGGATGGGTCCGTGCAAGGTTCATGGGCTCCACAGAATGGCGGCTCTGCTGGATGGTTTTGCAGAGCCACTGGCACGAAGAGGAGTCTGCCtcggccttgcgccgcttctttcgcctcggcggcactgtcgagcagcaagggccgccgccgccgcccagcgGCACAGTCGCTTCGTCCGCCGTCGCCCACTTGTACGAGTCAAAGAAGGCCAAG is a window encoding:
- a CDS encoding uncharacterized protein (COG:S; EggNog:ENOG503NXMY) translates to MATHADAGADGAAEESRTPPIPPMHRRDHFHDEQALPFRSVEQRTPQDDPMRVSAMMSSNARGAYSSASNAPPAPHEICDARMSEHGTSLPRTWDSRSEPRDAPHTLHDPSMPAPLPSQRFEDRRIRASPPMRPPHRFISPHREYAHENNKRTPPPLEYGAPTADARPLKRSHSPVHAHAPFYEHGVRSPGAHMHIHARLPHVHHHHHASDAPKHEHGPTEGHEHSAPHHHHVRLHHHHHFPHHHHHHHHHFRQQVPGVREPGPDAEPEPPSAVPWQEDMHAPVSDVRDASPSPSPSPSPLPSPSPPPSPSPPPAAAAAAAAAAAAAAPTDPAEPAQPQISPFEAKLRELASGPRVDSEPVWEYLDRCEQMEELERKQQKALHAEEEKARGECVSNPTFLSSLAPEKGSDSVPDPRMLLGFGLGKDRGRAVRHLGSFLYDPYKLFLPPEMLMANVGATVEVRISGRSIGPGVSEPEWRMEDAEAQAKVLARIDEKDAQGAPPSLSNLVLESEVLASSTDTRLQGRWRLGWRGTEHARMNREIRVANTWNEYKIQDRTNKRMRRGAQDRRRPSIKMPRAMTAPVLGDEELARAAWQFWEQPCLAERKVWGTDVYTDDSDVFAMCVHAGWIEAPPIPGIPEWLSGGGGARASRAWAKLAEREEHGDGEPFLRIAPGTAPTARPIQLMAHNTCDLSVMLRIAPRLILYKGCNRGGICSRSWGNTHDGVSLVVESVELRPAGYATSTSRKSAKARMAQMSALRRIARHVPVPRTLAAAAKKGEDALPLALPSVADAAQRTFWDVRG
- a CDS encoding uncharacterized protein (COG:S; EggNog:ENOG503P2R4); protein product: MAHGYAFPPVHGFAPFYTLQPNPKTAVVQIEMWAQIVLGYCEANQRYTLHATGSWELQSPLFCNRVLDRAVSPAMMRIIFAYLVDHAQALYEPAAPKHAKPPRVGTVEADRFTHAESATAARSGPSDAPFSSILVLWKSPEAWGDGMYAWICNTGQNGSVLTMTELVHGEYVHASHMPLSLCRLALQTQVRKGRAQVFGAQTARIAAYAGNDLLANAGEEALWDLGVKFV
- a CDS encoding uncharacterized protein (COG:S; EggNog:ENOG503NY41), which translates into the protein MHRRAPRPDAPSTQEMELHETESLLSILNMVRSTRRLFKIASPRTSADERMYALVQLEHFVAQRVLKTLPVLKQHASEHATRPSAYLAQVDRCCDWTVPVRDARLYMAEQIFAHVARLRVVMEIAGDDRELRTLAAEMGCSLSLLQGMCLTHYPSKQLCSMRSAFELLLSIVESTYAHATHTDAPLRLLASHALDTLMCILVDAPAEVRGVFEQVGGVATIRRVMHTHQAEKNEEGPQDAHVTAAKCFEFLLFYLQAGVFEEQAAAQLPTRADTYPAAVFDPPPPPPPPPPRSSGTETPFYTPNATPRAHARVLSTGSPTKTPSARLERRMPDMNPFTRPDETPRSHAALRHLRTHSTDDRRHVPTHSTEERRHLRARSTDQPFELSQTPRARGSRLDATPHQHLRPPFPLHRTGDRDAFDNTMRRSASPRKASRYESPTRW
- the MAK11 gene encoding Protein mak11 (COG:S; TransMembrane:1 (i141-160o); EggNog:ENOG503NZ64), with the translated sequence MSGRQHKVMVQPINVIFRHLQQQSKVSLWLYDNTEFRLEGKIIVCRRFADHEGFDEFMNVTLAEAEEVQCAPGKERKELGRILLKGDNIPPSQLEMPKRSTRLAVTVSFDAMRAQAQYGKMEMQRARAAPYAQSASQRATIPAAAAAFAAVALALGIFYARSTDPLHTEFDGHTALLPPRRSSFTVAGERAERVARRFAAWQADQFQLVKDAAQLAGLNDAKGVHTKRHVQPKNGAAATKAPSSQASSKTGKAVHDVQPRKARPKKSTAPSSPQHALRIIAGSYERFLYGLTGRMCVTDDGSYTMTIEPDFVFPAHASSIRTVACANETKWLVTGGTDETIKVWDLRRRKEVGALTGHQGTITSLSFPSRTFMLSTGDDGVLNLYRTRDWALLRTMRGHTGRINGASTHPSGRLALSIGKDRTIRMWDFLRGVGSSSVKIGAEADKIAWDTLGKRFAVLVDRQAMVFGTDMTKLAEIEQSRRLHDVSFFRAAIGGKEHELLLVASESGLVYVYDLDASASADAASPREIARLVGHANRVRAAAAVYIAADDGLIVPLVSTISSDGFIRVFNLMPALVDDALVELEAIAEYDTHKTRLTCLSVATYDPAGADDADEEVLDAADDDAGAEAFDTTDDDELDAMSSDEGDLDDAELEELARLEEEVRRAQEAGIVITEDGGVVVEGDDDEEESEDEEGDEDGDGDGEEEEEEEEEEEEEEEEEEEEEEEE